From a region of the Suncus etruscus isolate mSunEtr1 chromosome 11, mSunEtr1.pri.cur, whole genome shotgun sequence genome:
- the ATXN7L3B gene encoding ataxin-7-like protein 3B, with amino-acid sequence MEEISLANLDTNKLEALAQEIYVDLIEDSCLGFCFEVHRAVKCGYFYLEFSEAGGVKDFGLQPVEEKGARRLPLCSLPAAPANGPDPPLQRSPPEFQ; translated from the coding sequence ATGGAGGAGATCTCTTTGGCCAACCTGGACACCAACAAGCTGGAGGCCCTGGCGCAGGAGATCTACGTGGACCTCATCGAGGATTCCTGCCTGGGCTTCTGCTTCGAGGTGCACCGGGCCGTCAAGTGCGGCTACTTCTACCTGGAATTCTCCGAGGCGGGCGGCGTGAAGGATTTCGGCCTCCAGCCCGTGGAAGAGAAAGGAGCCCGTCGCCTCCCTCTCTGCTCCCTGCCTGCAGCTCCTGCGAACGGGCCCGATCCACCCCTGCAACGCTCTCCTCCAGAATTCCAGTAG